From the genome of Rhizobium binae, one region includes:
- a CDS encoding ABC transporter permease subunit: MGTLASRLYNRLVIIIPYAWLLLFFLAPFFIVFRISMSTTAIAIPPYEPVFSFADGWSGFWSKVATFSFDNYGYLTDDPLYFNAYLSSVIIAGTSTLLMLLIAYPIAYGMAQAPRTIRPTLLMLVILPFWTSFLIRVYAWIAILKPEGLLNQLLLSLHIIDNPLIILNTPTAVYIGIVYSYLPFMVLPLYSALEKMDGTLIEAAQDLGCTPIRAFWRVTFPLSIPGVVAGCMLVFIPAVGEFVIPDLLGGSQTLMIGKTLWNEFNANRDWPVSSAVATILLMILVIPIVFFQNAQAKAEERGK, encoded by the coding sequence ATGGGAACGCTGGCATCACGCCTCTACAACCGCCTCGTCATCATCATTCCCTATGCTTGGCTGCTGCTCTTCTTTCTAGCGCCGTTCTTCATCGTCTTCCGCATCTCGATGTCGACGACGGCGATCGCCATACCGCCTTATGAGCCGGTCTTCTCCTTTGCCGATGGCTGGAGCGGTTTCTGGAGCAAGGTGGCGACCTTCTCCTTCGACAATTACGGTTATCTCACCGACGATCCGCTCTACTTCAACGCCTATCTCTCGAGCGTCATCATCGCTGGTACATCGACCTTGCTGATGCTGCTGATCGCTTATCCGATCGCCTATGGCATGGCGCAGGCGCCGCGGACCATCCGCCCGACGCTGCTGATGCTCGTCATCCTGCCGTTCTGGACGAGCTTCCTGATCCGCGTTTATGCCTGGATTGCCATCCTGAAGCCCGAAGGCCTGCTGAACCAGCTGCTCCTGTCGCTGCATATCATCGACAACCCGCTAATCATTCTCAACACCCCGACGGCCGTCTATATCGGCATCGTCTATTCCTACCTGCCCTTCATGGTGCTGCCGCTCTATTCGGCGCTGGAGAAGATGGACGGCACGCTGATCGAAGCGGCCCAGGATCTCGGCTGCACGCCGATCCGCGCCTTCTGGCGCGTCACTTTCCCGCTGTCGATCCCCGGCGTGGTGGCAGGCTGTATGCTGGTCTTCATCCCTGCCGTCGGCGAGTTCGTCATTCCCGATCTTCTTGGCGGTTCGCAGACGCTGATGATCGGCAAGACGCTCTGGAACGAGTTCAATGCCAATCGCGATTGGCCGGTCTCCTCGGCAGTCGCGACAATCCTGCTCATGATCCTGGTGATCCCGATCGTCTTCTTCCAGAATGCACAGGCCAAGGCCGAGGAGCGGGGGAAATAA